Proteins from a genomic interval of Pseudomonas paeninsulae:
- a CDS encoding GntP family permease produces MGTLGILISLALLMYLAYRGLNVLILAPLLALLALLFAGDIALLLPTYTQVFMKAMGGYVIQFFPLFLLGALFGKLMDDSGSARAIAHGIVAKVGSQRAILAIVLACGILTYGGVSLFVVAFAVYPIGAALFREAGIPKRLIPGAIALGSFTFTMTALPGTPAIQNAIPNPFFGTDAFAAPGLGLIAGLIMFGLGTWWLSAQARKLMAAGEGYGEHRDDPVADNSVAQDTRGIPGFWLALLPILLVIGLNFLMAKQVLPHFDASVLAKPEFGGLQDAKSLIGIWSIIVALSAAILLLIALHWRRWMSLQKTINDGAFGSMLPILNTAAEVGYGTVIASLAGFVVIRDLVLGVSDNPLVSEAVAVNILSGITGSASGGMSIALKTLGEQYLTLATSAGISPELLHRVAAMASGCMDTLPHNGAVISLLAICKLTHRESYKFIFVNTVAFPMVALAMVITLGTLFGSF; encoded by the coding sequence TCGGTATTCTGATTTCCCTCGCGCTGCTGATGTACCTCGCCTACCGCGGCCTCAACGTGCTGATCCTCGCCCCGCTGCTGGCCCTGCTGGCCCTGCTGTTCGCCGGCGACATCGCGCTGCTGCTGCCCACCTACACCCAGGTGTTCATGAAGGCCATGGGCGGCTACGTGATCCAGTTCTTCCCGCTGTTCCTGCTCGGCGCGCTGTTTGGCAAGCTGATGGACGACTCCGGCTCGGCCCGCGCCATCGCCCACGGCATCGTCGCCAAGGTCGGCAGCCAGCGCGCCATCCTGGCCATCGTGCTGGCCTGCGGCATCCTCACCTATGGCGGCGTGTCGCTGTTCGTGGTGGCCTTCGCCGTCTACCCGATCGGCGCCGCGCTGTTCCGCGAGGCGGGCATTCCCAAGCGCCTGATCCCCGGTGCCATCGCCCTCGGCTCGTTCACCTTCACCATGACCGCGCTGCCCGGCACCCCGGCGATCCAGAACGCCATCCCCAATCCCTTCTTCGGCACCGACGCCTTCGCCGCGCCGGGCCTGGGCTTGATCGCCGGCCTGATCATGTTCGGCCTCGGTACCTGGTGGCTGAGCGCCCAGGCGCGCAAGCTGATGGCCGCCGGCGAAGGCTATGGCGAGCACCGCGACGATCCGGTGGCCGACAACTCGGTGGCCCAGGACACTCGCGGCATCCCCGGTTTCTGGCTGGCGCTGCTGCCGATCCTGCTGGTGATCGGCCTGAACTTCCTGATGGCCAAGCAGGTGCTGCCGCACTTCGACGCCAGCGTCCTGGCCAAGCCGGAGTTCGGCGGCCTGCAGGACGCCAAGTCGCTGATCGGCATCTGGTCGATCATCGTCGCCCTGAGCGCCGCCATCCTGCTGCTGATCGCACTGCACTGGCGGCGCTGGATGAGTCTGCAGAAGACCATCAACGACGGCGCCTTCGGTTCCATGCTGCCGATCCTGAATACCGCCGCCGAAGTCGGTTACGGCACGGTGATCGCCTCGCTGGCCGGTTTCGTGGTGATCCGCGACCTGGTGCTCGGCGTCTCCGATAACCCACTGGTGTCCGAGGCGGTGGCGGTGAACATCCTCTCCGGCATCACCGGCTCGGCTTCCGGCGGCATGTCGATCGCCCTGAAGACCCTCGGCGAGCAGTACCTGACCCTGGCCACCAGCGCCGGCATCAGTCCCGAACTGCTGCACCGGGTCGCGGCCATGGCCTCCGGCTGTATGGACACCCTGCCGCACAACGGCGCGGTGATCTCGCTGCTGGCGATCTGCAAGCTCACCCACCGCGAGTCGTACAAATTCATCTTCGTCAACACCGTGGCCTTCCCCATGGTCGCGCTGGC